In Quercus robur chromosome 10, dhQueRobu3.1, whole genome shotgun sequence, a genomic segment contains:
- the LOC126701718 gene encoding protein FRIGIDA: MAMKADEDDVAAGVKEEDDSEESLAASEIKPEEEEEEEKAVLVKEEAGESLDESQKQKSEFMKSVVELDGLSIAIHSFTRRLDELQKHLEFIENTIESRSKQLLLIENTNPVVVETITEEEEKEAAQGGEGEGEEEVPSSRGTKSEVEYLCEMMCSRSLRKYIVSNMSDEAKLREEVPAALKFAPKPAKLVLDCIGRFYLQGSKAYTKNSPMIPARQASLLILEFFLLSDCESLNEKEKDEAHSAALAWRKRLVTEGGLSRATPIDATGLLLFIASFGIPSRFSNQDLRDLILLTTQNISTALRRSPLLLARIPDIIEEMMKNGRSVEAVDIAYTFGVEEKFHPQTILTSFLRKSKEAWKRTRAVAHGSMVLKEANEKQLAALKSVIRCLEDHKIDPTKLLPGWRIKENIINLEKEISDLDNKIEDKVMWKRKADEIQSSNQMKSQGMKRLFFTARAPPLMSPPVGGMQEQRVITQVESKSSYDGLMPVNLLDGEQSGHVSNYPTASFIPHGSGAGFLPKNVLGATVIGPAYGWHGHGIGDATFRERSIGQGFVGQPASLEGFPGLPNSPRSVDVTDRSTTSDLYRFADTVLEGEAGQGSGSHKVGPLSAVLPAHNSYYLY; this comes from the exons ATGGCCATGAAAGCTGATGAAGATGATGTTGCGGCGGGCGTGAAGGAGGAAGACGATTCAGAAGAATCTTTAGCAGCATCAGAAATTAaaccagaagaagaagaagaagaagaaaaggcagtGTTAGTGAAGGAAGAAGCAGGAGAATCGTTGGATGAATCGCAAAAGCAAAAGTCTGAATTTATGAAATCGGTGGTTGAACTGGACGGCCTGTCCATTGCTATTCATTCATTCACGCGGAGGTTGGATGAATTGCAAAAGCATCTGGAATTCATCGAAAACACCATTGAGTCTAGGTCGAAACAATTGCTTCTCATCGAAAACACCAATCCGGTGGTGGTCGAAACAATTacggaagaagaagaaaaagaagcagcacaagggggagagggagagggagaggaagaGGTTCCTTCTTCTCGGGGTACCAAATCTGAAGTTGAATACCTATGTGAGATGATGTGCAGCCGCAGCCTTCGTAAATATATAGTTTCAAATATGTCGGACGAAGCCAAACTCCGCGAAGAAGTCCCTGCAGCTCTCAAGTTTGCCCCTAAACCAGCGAAACTTGTATTGGACTGCATTGGACGCTTTTACCTTCAGGGAAGCAAAGCCTACACTAAGAACTCTCCCATGATTCCAGCTAGACAAGCTTCCCTTctcattttagaatttttcctcCTCTCTGATTGTGAATCACTcaatgaaaaggaaaaggatGAAGCCCACTCCGCCGCTCTCGCCTGGAGAAAAAGGCTTGTCACTGAGGGCGGTCTCTCCCGGGCCACTCCCATTGATGCCACGGGTTTGCTTCTCTTTATTGCTTCTTTTGGTATCCCTTCTCGCTTTTCTAATCAAGATCTCCGGGATCTAATCCTCTTGACTACCCAAAATATCTCCACTGCTCTTCGCCGCTCTCCCCTTCTTCTTGCCAGAATTCCAG ATATTATAGAGGAAATGATGAAAAATGGCAGGAGTGTTGAAGCTGTTGATATTGCTTATACTTTTGGGGTTGAGGAAAAATTTCATCCTCAGAcaattttgacatcatttttacgCAAGTCTAAAGAAGCATGGAAGAGGACAAGAGCAGTAGCACATGGTTCTATGGTACTG AAAGAAGCGAATGAAAAACAATTAGCTGCTCTGAAATCTGTGATAAGGTGTTTGGAAGATCACAAGATTGATCCCACAAAGCTTCTTCCTGGATggagaattaaagaaaatataatcaacttggaaaaagaaatttctGATCTTGACAATAAAATTGAAGATAAGGTAATGTGGAAAAGAAAAGCAGATGAAATTCAGTCCTCAAATCAAATGAAGAGTCAAGGAATGAAGCGGTTGTTTTTTACTGCCAGAGCACCACCCCTGATGTCTCCTCCAGTTGGTGGCATGCAAGAACAAAGAGTTATTACACAAGTGGAAAGCAAGAGCTCATATGATGGGTTGATGCCAGTAAACTTACTAGATGGTGAACAATCTGGTCATGTCAGTAATTATCCTACTGCTTCATTTATACCACATGGATCTGGTGCAGGGTTCTTGCCTAAAAATGTTCTTGGTGCAACGGTAATTGGTCCAGCATATGGATGGCATGGTCATGGAATTGGAGATGCAACATTTCGAGAGAGATCAATTGGGCAGGGCTTTGTTGGGCAACCTGCATCTTTAGAAGGTTTTCCTGGTCTGCCAAATTCCCCAAGATCTGTGGACGTGACTGATAGGAGTACAACCTCGGATCTTTATCGGTTTGCTGATACTGTATTGGAAGGTGAGGCAGGTCAGGGCAGCGGCTCTCATAAGGTTGGCCCTTTATCTGCTGTTTTGCCTGCGCATAATTCGTATTACCTGTATTAA